In Gracilibacillus salitolerans, the sequence AATCGTACCAGCAGTAGATTGGTTGTTAGAAAATAGAGGAGATTCTTTCTTCCTTTTGGGATCAGATTATGTTTTCCCCAGAACGGCAAACGCAGCTATTAGAGCGCAGTTAGAAAACGAAGGTGCAGAATTAGTCGGTGAAGAATATACACCGTTAGGACATACAGATTACAATACAGTCATTGCAAAAATCAGAAATGAAAATCCGGATGTTATTTTCAATACATTAAATGGTGACAGTAACGTTGCTTTCTTTAAACAGTTAAAAGACGCAGGTATTACATCAGATGATATTACGGTTTTATCTGTAAGTGTTGCAGAAGAAGAAATTAAAGGTATTGGCGCAGACGTTATTGAAGGGCATTTAACAAGCTGGAACTATTATCAAACAACGGATACACCTGAGAACGAAGAATTTGTTGCTAGCTATCAAGCAGAATATGGAGAAGATGCGGTAACAGCAGACCCGATTGAAGCAGGTTACTTTGGCGTTTATTTATGGGCGAAAGCAGTTGAAGAAGCAGGAACAACCGATGTGGATGAAGTTAGAGAAGCGGCGAAAGGAATTACGTTTGATGCTCCAAACGGAACGGTAACGATTGATGGGGACAACCAGCACGTGTATAAAACCGTAAGAATTGGTGAAGTACAGAGTGACGGTATGATTTCAGAGCTATGGCAAACAGAAGAACCTGTTAAGCCAGACCCTTATTTAGACGAATACGATTGGGCATCAGATTTAAGTGAATCCTTAGCAGAATAGAAAATATAAAAAATAAAAAACTATTTTTTTTACAATGAAGTTCACATCAAATGTTACAAAAAAATACATGAATTGGCAGTTAATAAGATGAAAGAGGATGTTGGGCTAAGTGCCCGCTTCCTTCTTCATGAAGGAAAGGATTGTTTGGATTGAATGAAATCATTTTAACCTTATTTAACGGAATAAGTCTAGGTTCGATCCTGCTATTGATTGCATTGGGGCTTGCGATTACATTTGGCTTGATGAATGTCATTAATATGGCACACGGGGAATTAATCATGGTTGGTGCGTATATCACTTACGTTATTCAAACTATTTTTATGAACTAT encodes:
- the urtA gene encoding urea ABC transporter substrate-binding protein, translated to MRKRNFFYLLILGLLAIFMVACSAADNAASATDPEEGTETTEESESNEGNDGDTIKVGILHSLSGTMAISETSVQQAELLAIEEINENGGVLGKQLEPVIEDGASDWPTFAEKANKLLQQDEVATIFGGWTSASRKAMLPVVEEHNGLLFYPVQYEGMEDSPNIFYTGAAPNQQIVPAVDWLLENRGDSFFLLGSDYVFPRTANAAIRAQLENEGAELVGEEYTPLGHTDYNTVIAKIRNENPDVIFNTLNGDSNVAFFKQLKDAGITSDDITVLSVSVAEEEIKGIGADVIEGHLTSWNYYQTTDTPENEEFVASYQAEYGEDAVTADPIEAGYFGVYLWAKAVEEAGTTDVDEVREAAKGITFDAPNGTVTIDGDNQHVYKTVRIGEVQSDGMISELWQTEEPVKPDPYLDEYDWASDLSESLAE